ACCCAGAAGTCGACCGGCCGGGTGAGGAAGTTGGTGATGGTCACCTGCTCCGCGAGGTGACCCTCGACGACGATCTCGCGGCGAAGGTGGATCACGTTCTTCGGATCCCAGGGGTCGCCCCCTAGCGTCTGATCGGTGACCGCCAGATCGATGCGCGCCTCGTACGGCCTGCTGGTCTGTGCCGAAAGGAGTACGGGCTCCCCGCCCGCGAAGCGCAGCATGTAGTGGCTGAGGATGCGGGTGTCGTCGTGGAAGAGCCCGAGACCGCAACGGCCTGGAGGGGTGACGTTTCCGTTGCGGTCCAGCAGGAGAAAGAGGCGGTTGTGCTTGAGAACGAGGGCATCCTCGACCGGCGCCTGGTGAGCGCAGTCGATCGAGGAGTAGCCCACCGCCTCGGTCATCGAGATCGGCGTACGTGCTTTCGTCTGCGTCGACATGTAGCGCGTTCACGATGATCAGGCGATGCGGATCCGCTGGCGCCGGGCCGCGGCAGCCGCGCTGATGAGTCGCTGGTAGAGCGCCTCATGCTCCGCCACCATGCGCGATCGGTCGAACCGTTCGACAGCGCGGGCTCGACAGCGCTCGCGGTCGAAATGATCGACGGCACCGCCGGGGCGGATCAACTCTACCATCTCATCCTGGTCACGGGCGATGAATCCGGTCACCCCCTGCTCCACCAGCTCCGGTACGCTTCCGCGGGCAAAGGCGACGACCGGGCATCCCGAGAGCATCGCCTCGATCAGAATCAATCCGAAGGGCTCGTCCCACTCGATCGGCGCGAGCAGCGCTCGGGCATCGCGCAGGAGCGGCACCTTCACTCCCATGCCGACGGGCCCAAGGTAGTGGACGTGCGGGCGCGTAAGCCGCGGGATCACCTCCCTCTCGCCGAACTCGCGGTCGACAACGTGAACGTCCCCCCCGACGCGGATCTGAACACCCGCTCGTTCGGCGACGTCGATAGCCGTGTGCGGCCCCTTTACCCTGGCGAGGCGTCCTACGAAGGCTACGTAATCACCCGGCGTGCAGGTCCACTGGTACTTGTCCGGATTGAGCCCGTGGTGGATCACGTGGACATGCGGAAGCGGCACCTCGCGCGACCGCTGGTCGGCCGAGATCGCCACGTAGTTCACGTCCGGGAAGTAACGATAGAAAGCCGAGAGCTGCTCGTCACGGTCGTGGTGGAGAGTGTAGACGAGCGGGATCTCCGGGATCAATCGGGAGATCGCGAGCGCCACGGCCGAGTGGCCGTGAATGATATCGAAGTCGCCCTCCTTCGCTTTCTGCATTGCCCACGAGACGTGGTTCAGGTCGGTGAGCAGCTCGGGGGGCCACTGGGCCTGGGGGTAGAGAGACTTGAGCTCTGCGCTGGTTTGCGAGTCGCCCGTGGCGAAGAGGGTGACGTCGTGTCCTCGCTCGATCAACCCTTCCGTGAGCTCGTGGACCACCAGCTCCGTGCCGCCATACTCTCGCGGAGGGACGGACAGGAAGGGAGTGGAGATCATCGCAATGCGCATAGCGGTACTACCTCCTTCTTCTTTCCTCTCTCCTTTCGCTTTCGGACAATGAAATGGACGGGCCCGCAGGGCCCGTCCGCCGCAACAAATCCGAATGCATCCTCGATGCCACCCGAAGGCCGGCCGTAGCGACGCATTCCGTGCCCGAAGCGGCAGAGCTGCTGCCCGTTCGGCAGGCGCCCTGGTGAATCGGATTCGCTCGCCCGGGCGGCGACGGCAGGCCATGCAGTGCCCTGCCGCCGCAGTGTCTGTTGAGTCGAAGGCGCCCCGTCAGCTTTCCGTGATATCCCCCCGCTCGAAGACGTAACGGGTGGACTCGCTGCTCGAGTCGTGACCTCCGCTCTCCTGAGCTCGGAACTCCTCGTGAAGCTCGGGCTCGACCTCCTCGGAGGGCCGGCCGTCGAAATCGGGGTTCCTGCCGGCCACGTAGCCCACGGAGGGCGCGGGCCGGGTCTCCTCGTAGCTCATTCCCGAAGACGGTGCTGCGACCTGCCCGAAGTGATCCTGAGTCGCCTCGTCCTCGCGCCGGGATGTGCCGCGGCGCTCTTCGGCGGCCTTGCGCCACCATCCGCCCAGCCTGCCCGCGATGCTCCCGAGCACCACCCCGGTGGGATGGGAAATCGCCTGCAGCGCTTCCCCGAGCTTCTCCGCGGCGCGCTCGGTCCCGCGCCCGATGGTCGGTGCCGCGCGGGTCAGCGCCTCACCGGCTCGACCGATCGAACTTTCGGTGCGATGTGTTACGGTCTGTCCGAGCTCCACGTTCGTTTCAGCATCGCGCACGAACTCCGCCGCGCGTGAGGCACGTTCGCGCGCGCCGACCACTACATGCCGACCCACCTCCGTCGCGCTCGTCGCGCCGGCAGCCAACCCTTCTTTCGCCCGCCCCAGCTTCTCACGGGCCACCTCGCGCGCCCGCTGCATGCGTCCGTGCCCCTCGTCCGTCCCCGGTTCGCGGTAAGAACCTGCCATCTCGTGCCGCTGGTCGTTCTCCATCACGCCTCCTCCTGAGGATCGGGTCGCCTTCCGTCGCGATCGCCCTGGCAAGGCGCATGTCTCATGCCACTTAAATTGTTTGTGCATGTACATTTACGATTTTTGTAAGACGGCTCACGAAGGATCGATCGTGATCGATCCACTGAGCTGGAGAGGGCGGATTCCGGGGCGGCGCTGCCGGAAGAGGCCCTTGCGGGAAGGTTGCCGCGCGGCCGTACCAGAGTTCCAGCGCACTCCCCATTGACAGATCTCGTCGGATCGGAGGAATGAGAGTAGGAGGATCGGGGGGGAGGCGTCGCGGAGGTCTTGCGGCGATAGGCGCTGGTGTTCGAGGTCCCCGGCCGGTTACCTTTAAGGCATGGATCTGCTTACCGTTTCCCGTGCGCAGGGCGACGTCGAGGCGCTCGCGGATCATCTTCGCGACCGGCGAGTGGTTGCCCTGGTCGGCGCGGGATGCAGCACGGAATCCGGCATCCCCGACTACCGCGGTCCCGAGTCGATCAAGCGGGAACGGCGGCCGATCCAATACCAGGAGTTCGTGGGCCGCCCGGCGGCCCGGGTGCGGTACTGGGCGCGGAGCATGATCGGCTGGCCGCGCATCCGCGCGGCGCGGCCGAACGCGGGCCACTTCGCGCTGGCGGCGATGGAGGGGTCGGGCCTGCTCCACGGGGTCATCACCCAGAATGTCGACGGCCTCCACCAGGCGGCGGGGAGCCGCCGGGTGGTGGAGCTCCACGGCTCCCTCGACCGGGTGCGCTGCCTGGACTGCGGTGGGGTGGTTTCGCGCACGCAGTACCAGTCACAGCTGCTCGACCTCAATACCGCCTGGATCGAGCGCTTCACCATCCAGAGCGGGCCGGGGGATGCGGAAGCCGCGCCGGACGGCGACGCCGAGCTGCCGGCAGAGGCGATGGAGCAATTCGCTGTCCCGCCCTGCGATCACTGCGGTGGGGTGATGAAGCCGGATGTGGTCTTCTTCGGGGAGAACGTGCCCGCGGAGACGGTGGCCTCCGCGTGGGAGCTCTTCGAGGCGGGCGACGCGCTGCTGGTGCTCGGCTCCTCCCTCACGGTCTACTCCGGCCGGCGCTTCATCTACCGCGCCCAGAAAGAGGGCGTGCCGATCGCCATCGTGAACGTCGGTCCCACCCGCGCGGACGAGGCTGCCGTGGTGAAGGTGGAGGGTCGGACCGGCGAGGTGCTCCCGCGGCTACACCACCTGCTCCTCCAGAGCTGAACCGCCACCATCAATATCCTTGCCTGGCGAACGCCCCGATTTAATGCTTGATTGGGGCCGGATGACTTCCCTTTCCGGAACCTCCCCGCCGTCCGCCACCCATCCCCCTTAAAGGAAGTCCTGCAGTCGGATGAACGGACCTGGTCGTGCTAGTGGTTCGCCTCGGCCGGCAGAGCCCACGCGTTCCCTCGATCCGCAGGCGGATGCCCTGCGTCGGTCGGAGGCTCGCTACCGCACCATCTTCGAGATGGCTAGCGACGCCATGTTCGTTCACGACGCGGAGACCGGTGCCATCGTGGACGCGAACCGACAGGCGTGCCGGCTGGTGGGATGCTCGCAGGCCGAGCTGACGGCCAGCGGTCTCCTGCGCATCGCCAGCGGGGGCGAATACGACGAGGATC
Above is a window of Longimicrobiaceae bacterium DNA encoding:
- a CDS encoding glycosyltransferase family 4 protein, giving the protein MRIAMISTPFLSVPPREYGGTELVVHELTEGLIERGHDVTLFATGDSQTSAELKSLYPQAQWPPELLTDLNHVSWAMQKAKEGDFDIIHGHSAVALAISRLIPEIPLVYTLHHDRDEQLSAFYRYFPDVNYVAISADQRSREVPLPHVHVIHHGLNPDKYQWTCTPGDYVAFVGRLARVKGPHTAIDVAERAGVQIRVGGDVHVVDREFGEREVIPRLTRPHVHYLGPVGMGVKVPLLRDARALLAPIEWDEPFGLILIEAMLSGCPVVAFARGSVPELVEQGVTGFIARDQDEMVELIRPGGAVDHFDRERCRARAVERFDRSRMVAEHEALYQRLISAAAAARRQRIRIA
- a CDS encoding NAD-dependent protein deacetylase produces the protein MDLLTVSRAQGDVEALADHLRDRRVVALVGAGCSTESGIPDYRGPESIKRERRPIQYQEFVGRPAARVRYWARSMIGWPRIRAARPNAGHFALAAMEGSGLLHGVITQNVDGLHQAAGSRRVVELHGSLDRVRCLDCGGVVSRTQYQSQLLDLNTAWIERFTIQSGPGDAEAAPDGDAELPAEAMEQFAVPPCDHCGGVMKPDVVFFGENVPAETVASAWELFEAGDALLVLGSSLTVYSGRRFIYRAQKEGVPIAIVNVGPTRADEAAVVKVEGRTGEVLPRLHHLLLQS